The following DNA comes from Salvia splendens isolate huo1 chromosome 17, SspV2, whole genome shotgun sequence.
GACATCGGAGCGTAGAGTCTCCGGTAATATGATGATTCTCACGAACAAATCATCAGCGAATTCGGGCGCGATGGATTGCCATTTGTGAATTAATTGGGTAATGTTATGCTCCAGAGTCCTGCCGACATTGAAAACAGTGACTGTTTCTGAAACATCCACCAGTTGCACCTTCCAGGCAGTGATCACGCCGAAACTGGCGCCCCTGCCGCCTCTGATGGCCCAGAGCAGATCCTCGCCCATTGATTTCCTGTCCAGGATTCTGCCGTTGACGTCCACTATTCTCGCATAGATGACTTTGTCTGCGGCTAGGCCATATTTTCTCAGTAGTGTGTCATAGCCGCCGCCGCTAAAGTGGCCGCCAACGCCGACAGTCGGGCATACTCCGGCCGGAAACCCTAGAACCGGGATTTTCTCGGCGATCCTGTAATATAAAGAACCAATGGTTGCGCCTGCTTCGACCCATGCGGTCTTCTCTGTGGCATCGATCGTGATTTCCTCGAGATTGATCAAATCGAGGATCACGAACGGGACATTTGCAACGTACGATAGTCCCTCGTAATCATGGCCCCCGCTTCGGGTTCTGATCTGCAAGCCGCTGGCTTTGGCACAGTAGATAACCGGGGGGATTTGAGATTCGTGCTCCGGCTGTACGATGACGGAGTGGAATCGGAGATGAATCTTAGGCTTTGGATGGGGAATCGGAGGATGGAAAAGTAGGATGAGTTTGAAGGGGTGTTAACGTTGCTTGAAATCAAAGAATAGTCCTTGAATTTTTGGGTTAGACATTCAACAAAATCTTGGTGCTTATCCGCAGCAGAAGCTGCGTGTAAACACAAGGAgatgagaaaaagaagaagaaatttggAAATGTTTGGAATCTTCGTCATTGAGAGATGATGACTATGATGAATTTGTGATCTTGGGAGCATTGGCGGACACAGTAAGAGGGACAAGATTTCTTTCATACCTTttctacttttaaattttttggatATTATCCAAAACAGTTCTTAGCCCTTCCTAAGCAAACATGATTGAGCATTAAATCGATGGAAGCTGAACGATGTGAGGGTGAAATTTGCATACTAACAAGACTATGAATTAAGCTCCATCTTTGAGAAGGAGAGAGAGACGACATAATATGTGGGAGAAAAAGAATAGTACTCCTTATTTTCTGATGTAAAGCAAATTCtataatttagtttattttaacGACTCAACATAGAATGCATCACCTTATAATGAATCacatttagtttattttaacGACTCAGCATTATTCTATAATTTCATTTTGTAGTATACTTATTTGAttgtaatatattaaaattaaattttctcgTGAACTATTGATGTAGTTTACGTCGATGATGCCGAAGACGTCGAATTTGTAGGAATGACTTGAAATTCGTACGGAGACTTGAAACTTGAAATTCGCACGGTGCAAATTTCAAGTCATCCCGACACAATTGTTGTTTTCAG
Coding sequences within:
- the LOC121775420 gene encoding berberine bridge enzyme-like 18 encodes the protein MGLNKLLLVVALTSIFISTTSATVCIPVRPFNVFCPSPPPPPPPPPPPPPPPPPLLPANNPPEHESQIPPVIYCAKASGLQIRTRSGGHDYEGLSYVANVPFVILDLINLEEITIDATEKTAWVEAGATIGSLYYRIAEKIPVLGFPAGVCPTVGVGGHFSGGGYDTLLRKYGLAADKVIYARIVDVNGRILDRKSMGEDLLWAIRGGRGASFGVITAWKVQLVDVSETVTVFNVGRTLEHNITQLIHKWQSIAPEFADDLFVRIIILPETLRSDVQGRNKTIRAIFNSLFLGKNRLIASVDAEELPRVGVSERRLQRDELDRIRLIPREFPLRCTRNAAQQISTGGEILKIEVRLREEAHLRIRAQRHMEEDVRGGGRLVCDHPHPLRREDVRYSCLRHSVSS